A segment of the Streptomyces sp. P9-A2 genome:
GGCGGCTGGATCGTCGCGGGGACGCTCCTGCTGGCCCACGGCGCCCTCGCACTGGCGAGCCACACCCTCACCCACCCGCGCGACTGAACCCGCACGACAGGCGGCCTCGCGCGACTGGACCCGCACGCGCGGCGGGGGCGCACCCGCCCACGCGGCACGCTCGCCGGCCTCCTCCTACTCCTCGTCCTCGTCGTCGTCCAGCCGGGCCAGCCACGTTGCCAGGCGTTCCACCGGCACCTCGAAGTCGGGGTTGAGGTCGACGAACGTCCGCAACTGCTCGGCGAGCCACTCGAAGGTGACCTCCTCCTCGCCGCGCCGCTTCTCCAGTTCCTCGATGCCACGGTCCGTGAAGTACATGAGGACAAGAATATGTGGGCGCCGAACCGGGCCGAACCGGGCCGGACCGCGACGGAGCGTGAAAACGTGACCGGGCCGCACCCCCGGAGTGGGAATGCGGCCCGGTCACGCGGGACCCATGACGGCGTCGCTCGGAAGCACGTCGGGTGAAGACCCGTCGGGCAGAAGCCCGTCAGGCTTCGAAAGCCCGTCAGGCTTCGAACACCTCACGCACCAGCTGCTCCTGCTCGGCCTGGTGCCGCTTCGCGGAACCGACGGCCGGGGACGAGCCGTGCGGGCGCGAGATGCG
Coding sequences within it:
- a CDS encoding DUF6104 family protein, whose amino-acid sequence is MYFTDRGIEELEKRRGEEEVTFEWLAEQLRTFVDLNPDFEVPVERLATWLARLDDDEDEE